One Corythoichthys intestinalis isolate RoL2023-P3 chromosome 9, ASM3026506v1, whole genome shotgun sequence DNA window includes the following coding sequences:
- the LOC130921785 gene encoding uncharacterized protein LOC130921785 isoform X1, giving the protein MEASSSKPTKTQFYYYHHLEFFLRVMSCFCVDTCLCVSQCTSEAMTGHHALLPKLRLRGRKNCLAVTAAPTGQQIPGQLTVTFGKYKGKTFMWLTEEDVGYVKYLLDGHVKERRRQKGRCDTKTGEWRLKEQLLRYVDMFPPVSCHLEQNIDRAICGHGRFRSFTFEDMWQFYDFSKLIRNDLQAESAEEWKMAQEAFCFVRQWLLMTE; this is encoded by the exons ATGGAGGCATCCTCTTCAAAACCAACAAAAACGCAATTTTATTATTACCATCATCTAGAATTTTTCCTCCGTGTCATGTCCTGCTTTTGTGTTGACACTTGCCTTTGTGTTTCTCAGTGTACATCAGAAGCGATGACCGGCCACCACGCTTTGCTGCCTAAACTGCGCTTGAGAG GTAGGAAAAACTGCCTTGCCGTCACCGCAGCTCCAACAGGCCAGCAGATCCCCGGCCAGCTCACGGTGACCTTTGGGAAATACAAAGGCAAGACCTTCATGTGGCTTACGGAGGAAGATGTCGGCTATGTCAAGTA TCTCCTCGATGGCCACGTGAAGGAGAGGCGACGACAGAAGGGAAGGTGCGACACCAAAACTGGGGAGTGGAGGCTGAAGGAGCAGCTTCTACGCTACGTGGATATGTTCCCTCCGGTGTCATGCCACTTGGAGCAGAACATCGACCGGGCCATCTGCGGGCATGGCCGCTTCCGGTCCTTCACATTCGAGGATATGTGGCAGTTTTATGACTTCTCCAAGCTCATCCGTAACGATCTCCAGGCCGAAAGCGCAGAAGAATGGAAGATGGCCCAGGAAGCCTTCTGCTTTGTGCGTCAGTGGCTACTGATGACGGAGTAG
- the LOC130921785 gene encoding uncharacterized protein LOC130921785 isoform X2: protein MYKQGRKNCLAVTAAPTGQQIPGQLTVTFGKYKGKTFMWLTEEDVGYVKYLLDGHVKERRRQKGRCDTKTGEWRLKEQLLRYVDMFPPVSCHLEQNIDRAICGHGRFRSFTFEDMWQFYDFSKLIRNDLQAESAEEWKMAQEAFCFVRQWLLMTE, encoded by the exons ATGTACAAACAAG GTAGGAAAAACTGCCTTGCCGTCACCGCAGCTCCAACAGGCCAGCAGATCCCCGGCCAGCTCACGGTGACCTTTGGGAAATACAAAGGCAAGACCTTCATGTGGCTTACGGAGGAAGATGTCGGCTATGTCAAGTA TCTCCTCGATGGCCACGTGAAGGAGAGGCGACGACAGAAGGGAAGGTGCGACACCAAAACTGGGGAGTGGAGGCTGAAGGAGCAGCTTCTACGCTACGTGGATATGTTCCCTCCGGTGTCATGCCACTTGGAGCAGAACATCGACCGGGCCATCTGCGGGCATGGCCGCTTCCGGTCCTTCACATTCGAGGATATGTGGCAGTTTTATGACTTCTCCAAGCTCATCCGTAACGATCTCCAGGCCGAAAGCGCAGAAGAATGGAAGATGGCCCAGGAAGCCTTCTGCTTTGTGCGTCAGTGGCTACTGATGACGGAGTAG